Proteins from one Cryptomeria japonica chromosome 4, Sugi_1.0, whole genome shotgun sequence genomic window:
- the LOC131031969 gene encoding E3 ubiquitin-protein ligase PUB23, translated as METVSIPCLFRCPISLELMKDPVTLCTGVTYDRENIQRWFEEGRLSCPSTMQVLHTLELTPNHTLRKLIQAWCSSNPGMHCIQETREPANEKEIQKLLLKIRNAPTKLGNLRKLADLANRNERNRISIAASGGPSVLICTLSRTRNEAEIMLGEEALAVLASLPIHEAKKECIKSLKSPITIDIICWFLCKGNFHARLHAAQILHGLLSSDQNFKAVFRPDEETFHNFDLLLRDQCHQATETALEILLTVSPVRRNRMRAVEAGVANTLIELLPEAEKGIAQKALSLLEILCQSAEGRASVCGNPMGIRVLVKKIARVSELATEATIGALWHIFKNCKTSSVLREIEEAGAYPKLFFLLQIGCSSSTRQRAKEILRTQGPRSWKTNPCCILADQLKAGELKHQDFHVAKLTVHGRIRALAN; from the coding sequence ATGGAAACTGTGTCAATCCCTTGTTTGTTTAGGTGCCCAATATCCCTAGAACTGATGAAGGATCCAGTGACTCTTTGTACTGGAGTTACCTATGACAGGGAGAACATTCAGAGATGGTTTGAGGAGGGTCGCTTGTCATGCCCATCTACCATGCAGGTTTTGCACACATTGGAGCTCACCCCAAATCACACATTGAGAAAACTTATCCAGGCATGGTGCTCCTCCAATCCAGGGATGCATTGTATTCAGGAAACTAGAGAACCTGCTAATGAGAAGGAGATACAGAAGCTGCTGCTGAAAATCAGAAATGCTCCTACCAAGTTGGGAAATCTGAGAAAGCTGGCTGATCTGGCTAACAGAAATGAGAGGAACAGGATCTCCATAGCTGCATCAGGAGGCCCATCAGTACTAATCTGTACCCTGTCCAGAACCAGGAATGAAGCAGAAATAATGTTGGGGGAAGAAGCCTTAGCAGTACTGGCCAGCCTTCCTATCCATGAAGCCAAAAAAGAATGCATCAAATCTCTGAAAAGCCCAATAACCATAGATATCATCTGCTGGTTTTTGTGTAAGGGTAACTTCCATGCCAGGCTCCATGCAGCACAAATCCTTCATGGGCTTCTCTCCTCAGATCAAAACTTCAAAGCGGTTTTCAGGCCTGATGAAGAGACCTTCCATAATTTCGATTTGTTGCTTCGAGATCAATGTCATCAAGCcactgaaactgctctggaaataCTCTTGACTGTCAGCCCTGTGAGAAGAAACAGAATGAGGGCAGTGGAAGCAGGGGTTGCTAATACACTGATCGAGCTTCTTCCTGAAGCAGAAAAAGGCATTGCCCAGAAAGCTCTTTCACTCTTGGAAATCCTGTGCCAAAGTGCGGAAGGCAGGGCTTCTGTGTGTGGAAATCCTATGGGAATCCGAGTCCTTGTGAAGAAGATTGCAAGGGTTTCAGAGTTGGCTACCGAAGCAACCATTGGAGCTCTGTGGCATATCTTCAAAAACTGCAAAACTTCATCTGTGCTTAGGGAAATTGAGGAAGCAGGGGCTTATCCAAAGTTATTCTTCCTGCTGCAAATAGGATGCAGCTCAAGCACAAGACAAAGAGCAAAGGAAATACTGAGAACCCAGGGACCCAGATCTTGGAAGACCAATCCCTGCTGCATCCTCGCAGATCAACTCAAAGCAGGAGAATTAAAACATCAAGATTTTCATGTAGCCAAGCTCACTGTCCATGGAAGGATTAGAGCTTTGGCAAACTGA